The following coding sequences lie in one Spinacia oleracea cultivar Varoflay chromosome 1, BTI_SOV_V1, whole genome shotgun sequence genomic window:
- the LOC110791162 gene encoding protein FAR1-RELATED SEQUENCE 5-like: MPEPNTPEYEELEKKPDTVYLGQRETREWTADSVPLEAFGKFGKKLEEIEDKIVGRNKDEKLKKRVGPVKLPYTLLYPSSDAGLTSVWVWLSGMRSIYDVEDEDEGTSQQVMVANQCIEEGSIIHSIDTNHNIFENPNNEQEENIDKELDGSLIGEARKTTDEIYDLYCKHAAIIGFSVRKGKNRYKEGTTIVNGKYFYCSAAGIKDPPKNKELKNEDDQSDAKKKERRKRVMITRTKCEAQIFAKKNENGDFEIEKHVVVHNHPLTREISNYLHRSERQMTEPKKEAIEAMSECGLRPMESYRYMSTETGGDDCVGHTMIDHLNYCYKLKMKQIDGKDSQTLVNKLYDIQSIDPEFFFRVRLNAEGKVECLFWRDSMMREDYKIYGDVLVFDTTFRTNKYNLICAPFVGINNHWKNTMFACAFIGDETTESFVWVFETFLKAMGGKHPISIFTDQDAAIAAGIEQVFPSSRHRLCLWHLSKNANSRFGLLKSDKNFKNAFYKCLSGCITPNDFEETWKSMINTFKLEKDDWFNRLYGLKEKWCTALSKDFFSAGILSSQRSESTNHAS, translated from the exons ATGCCAGAACCAAACACTCCTGAATATGAAGAACTTGAGAAAAAACCTGACACT GTGTATCTCGGGCAAAGAGAGACTCGCGAATGGACTGCAGATAGTGTACCATTAGAAGCGTTTGGGAAATTCGGGAAAAAGTTGGAGGAAATAGAAGATAAGATTGTAGGGAGGAACAAAGATGAGAAACTGAAGAAACGAGTTGGTCCAGTGAAGTTGCCATATACATTGCTGTATCCTTCAAGCGATGCAGGACTCACGAGTGTGTGGGTTTGGTTGTCAGGGATG AGAAGTATATATGatgttgaagatgaagatgaaggcaCATCTCAGCAAGTTATGGTTGCAAATCAATGTATTGAAGAAG gTTCAATAATACATTCAATTGATACAAACCACAACATCTTTGAAAATCCAAATAATGAGCAGGAAGAAAACATTGATAAAGAATTAGATGGCAGTTTAATTGGAGAAGCAAGGAAAACAACCGATGAGATTTATGATCTATATTGCAAACATGCTGCTATTATTGGTTTTAGTGTACGAAAAGGGAAGAatagatataaagaaggaaccaCAATTGTTAATGGAAAATACTTCTACTGCTCTGCTGCTGGAATAAAAGACCCTCCTAAAAACAAAGAACTCAAAAATGAAGATGATCAATCAGatgcaaaaaagaaagaaaggagaaagagggttatgataacaagaacaaaatgtgaagctcaaatatttgcaaagaagaatgaaaatggagattttgaaatagaaaagcaTGTAGTGGTACATAATCACCCATTGACAAGAGAAATAAGTAATTATCTCCACCGATCGGAACGACAAATGACAGAACCTAAAAAAGAAGCTATTGAGGCAATGTCAGAATGTGGTCTAAGACCAATGGAGTCTTATAGGTATATGTCAACAGAAACTGGCGGAGACGACTGTGTAGGTCATACGATGATTGATCATCTAAACTACTGCTACAagttaaaaatgaagcaaattgATGGCAAGGATTCACAAACACTAGTGAACAAACTGTATGACATACAATCAATAGATCCCGAGTTCTTTTTCAGAGTAAGACTCAATGCTGAAGGAAAAGTTGAGTGCCTATTTTGGAGGGATTCTATGATGAGAGAAGATTACAAAATATATGGAGATGTTCTAGTTTTTGATACTACATTCAGAACCAATAAGTACAATCTCATATGTGCTCCATTTGTTGGTATCAATAACCATTGGAAAAACACAATGTTTGCTTGTGCTTTCATTGGGGATGAAACCACAGAATCTTTCGTTTGGGTGTTTGAAACTTTTCTGAAGGCTATGGGAGGAAAGCACCCTATATCAATTTTCACTGATCAAGATGCAGCTATTGCTGCTGGAATAGAACAG GTTTTTCCTTCTTCAAGACACAGGTTATGCTTGTGGCACTTGAGTAAAAATGCAAACAGTAGGTTTGGTTTATTGAAGTCTgataaaaacttcaaaaacgCATTCTACAAGTGTTTAAGTGGGTGTATAACACcaaatgattttgaagaaacttgGAAATCTATGATCAACACTTTTAAGCTGGAAAAAGATGACTGGTTCAACAGATTGTATGGTCTAAAAGAAAAATGGTGTACagctttaagtaaagattttttttctgCCGGTATACTTTCTTCACAAAGAAGTGAAAGTACAAACCATGCT AGCTAA
- the LOC130465972 gene encoding protein FAR1-RELATED SEQUENCE 9-like has protein sequence MSAILKQAANVYTITLFRDFEEEFKLSVASSTMFKGSVGRTVFFEVWIEGITGSRQEVQYKMEDSTVTCTCKNFEESGWLCFHCLRILHIHSINTIPDRYITTRWTRYAKKQMWERVDTIKREKGEINNFTGWRLHMIRRYYNLILKGHKIAKARKFIEEKFKMDNKAVDEIIKKEEERKAKEEAAKIAEQEKAKAEAQRETQDGESTNSEITIVLDPGRANTKGKSKKRIKGQYDNYKQPSKKGKKKHKEFGSKTPNIQLFTPKEQLF, from the exons ATGAGTGCTATATTAAAACAGGCAGCAAATGTATACACGATAACACTTtttcgtgattttgaagaaGAGTTCAAGCTTTCTGTGGCAAGTAGTACAATGTTCAAGGGAAGTGTAGGAAGAACAGTGTTTTTTGAAGTGTGGATAGAAGGAATAACAG GATCAAGGCAAGAAGTTCAATACAAAATGGAAGATTCAACCGTCACTTGCACATGCAAAAACTTTGAAGAATCTGGATGGTTGTGCTTCCATTGTTTAAGAATATTGCATATACATTCAATCAATACAATTCCAGATCGTTACATAACAACAAGATGGACTAGATATGCAAAGAAACAGATGTGGGAAAGGGTTGATACAATAAAAAGGGAGAAAGGTGAAATCAACAATTTTACTGGTTGGAGATTACATATGATCAGAAG ATACTATAACTTAATTTTGAAAGGGCATAAGATAGCAAAGGCCAGAAAATTTATCGAGGAGAAGTTTAAAATGGATAATAAAGCAGttgatgaaatcataaaaaaggaagaagaaaggaaggcaaaagaagaagcTGCAAAGATAGCAGAACAAGAAAAGGCAAAAGCTGAAGCACAACGAGAAACACAAGACGGGGAATCAACTAATTCTGAAATAACAATTGTGCTTGATCCTGGTCGTGCTAATACTAAAGGAAAGAGTAAGAAGAGAATAAAGGGTCAATATGACAATTACAAGCAGCCatcaaagaaaggaaaaaagaaacacaaagaaTTTGGATCCAAGACACCCAATATTCAATTATTTACAcctaaagaacaactattttag